The Miscanthus floridulus cultivar M001 chromosome 6, ASM1932011v1, whole genome shotgun sequence genomic interval TGTACGGTGTAGAAAATTTGTCGAAATCAACGGCTTCCTTTAAGGATCAGCCAGCTGTGACGGTGCATGGGAAACGTGGATACGTAGCGACATCGTAGCGATGAGGATCATCGGTCAACCAAGAAAAAAAAGCCTGCTAGATGGTGGACGGAACATGACGGCAGCTCAAGATTACATACAGGTTTCACGGTTCACACGACCTGAGCTATATACTCCCTTTGTCCCTAAAATAAATATCGTTATATTTGTGCCGGTTAAATCTTTTAAATTTAAAtagatttataaaaatattaacaatatttttatcttcaaataaatttattatgaaaatagatttaacgtccttgaaaaaaaaacaaagagaaaataaattcaAAGATCTACCTAAAGATATTAATTATGaactacaaatattaatattttctttttTGTATATAATTGGTCTAAGTTAAAAGAGTTTGATTTCTACAGATATTAATATTTAGCAACAGATGAAGTAGGTATATTAGACGAGTCTCGGTGGGGGGTTTTATATCCTAGTTTTCaacccaggccttgtttagatcgaaagttttttcaacctgatgaatagtatcactttcgttttatttggcaaattttgtccaatcatggaccaactaggctcaaaagattcatctcgtgattttcaactaaactgtgtaattagttatttttttatctatatttaatactccatgcaagcgtctaaaaattgatgtgatggagaaagagtgaaaaaacttggaattttgatggaaactaaacaaggccccactCATATTTTGAAAACCGTACAGAAGAGTTTCATCGGCATAAAAATAAAACTCTCTCTACTCTCATAAATTTTTTATCATCTCTCTTCATCAATATAGTGTCATGTCAACATATTTAATGTTCATAAAACTCAATAAAATCCCTCGTTAAGATTGGCCTTGGTATTCATATGTCCCCACAGAGAAGGCCGACCCCGATTGGGTGGGTGTGTGATAAGTGTGAGGTCTGAGGTCTGTCCCCTGCGCACGCAGAAGAAAGTTCCGAGCTAGTTCAGTTCGACGGGGACGGCACCGTCGGGATCGGAGGTCTTTGGCTGCTGCCTGCCTGGTGGTGGACGTGGACATGTGGACTGTTGTTGGAACTGGTGCATGATCGAGCGCGCGCGCAATGATGATGATCGAGGACGAAGAATTCCAAAGCCGGACCGGACCGGGGCGCCGGCGAATCGGACGATGAAACGCGAGCGCGACAACGACCCTTTTTCTCGTGCCTAGCTAGCTTCCGGCCGGATTCCGAGATACGGCGACAACACGAGGCCCGCACGGACCTAGCTAGGGCATGTGCCCTAGAACTTATCGGCCGTACTTTttttttagtaaaataatagtatttttctctcataataaatcaataAGCAGGGGCAGATTCTTCAGCCCCTACAACTGGTGCATCAATAGAAATATAGGGAGGGTgagagagaagaagaggtggaggaaagaagaaaaatggagagaggaagaagaagagaccagctTCCAttcaatcctgttctgcatccgccactggtGGTACGCCTGACGATCTAAACAAGAAGATAGTAGTAAAAGGTGTAAGTTACCGAATGCATATCCATGTTTACGACTTAATAACTAAAGAATATATAGTCATGCACTGACTCGTAGTGCTCGGTGCTGGTGCGCCCTCCGTCGAAGGCAGCATAGCCTCCGTCGAAGGCACCGACAATGGAACCACCGCGTCGCCGCTCATCACCAGCTTGACATTAGGTTCGCCAGCGAAAAACTTTCTATGAGTCTCGCACCTGAGGCCGCACCTCCAGCCAACCAGCCACCCATTCACGTTCACCACCACAGCTGCCGCCAACAACTCCAGCTTCAGTTTCTTCAGGCAAATATGGCACTCCGCCGGGGGCAAGTCCGAGTCGCATTGGGCCATTGAGTAGAGGGATTCGCTCCCCACCACTTGACCGGTGCCGAAGTAAACTCTCGGCAACGGAGCGGCCGCCTTGCCGACAACGTAGCTCACCGTAGCGTTCAGCAGTTGCGCGGCGACACTGATGGTGGAAGCGGTGTCGATACCGACGTTGAGGATGACACGCATCAAATCGATGTTGTTCGAAGAGGCAAGGAAATCTTTTGTCGTGACACGAATGTAGCCAGGGGCGGATCTAAAGGGGggaggggggctccagcccccctacagctggtgcatgAATGGAAATATGGAGAGGGTgatggagaagaagaggtggaggaaagaagaaaaaatagagagagaaaggaagaaaAAAAGATCAACCCCTTCAATCATGTTCTACGCCCGTCACTGGTATCATTATTTTTGCATCAACCGTTTTTACGGCAGCCGAACATGACCGGACTTGTGTACTATTCACAACTGTCCGCGCACAAGTCCAATCGTACGTGTGTGTACGTGTGCTACCAAAACATGCCACATGAGACGAGACGAACGGTCAATGCCGGAGCCGGGGAACAGTATTTTAGCATCAAGCGTAAATGGGTTTAGGGGCTGTTTGCTTATTGCAGGaactcctaaaatttctgtcacatcgaatgtttagatacatgcatagagtattaaatatagactaattacgaaactaattgcataacttacgactaatttacgagacgaatcttttaagtctaattagtccatgatttgacaacgtggtgctacagtaaacatacgctaataacagattaattaggcttaaaaatatCGTTTCGGAAATtaacctccatctatgtaattggttttgtaattaatctatatttaatgctccttattagtatctaaatatttaatACGACATAAATTTTAGAAGTGACTAAAGAACTAAACACCCCCTGGCTCGAGGAAAGCTAGCAAACAGGCGAAGCTTTTTATTGACTCGATCGATACTTCATTTTACCCCATTAGTCGTCGTCGTTGCTATTTGGATCTACTGATGCATGCCGTAACGATTACTACCAGTACCAGCAAGTAGTAGGATTCATACGGACGGTCACCGGTCCGTGGCCGGTCCACCTCtgccgagctagctagctagccgcCAGTGCGTGCCTGCAACGACGTTACGAATTTACGATGGCGTGCCGTAGCTGGTGCATGCTGCCCATAAATGGCGCCACACACGGTGACACTGACAGAGCTTGGTATGGTAGCACGCACGTACTATGGCCCCGGCGGGCTACACTCGTCTGTACGTCGCGATATCCATCACCGTACGTCCTTTTCGTTTggtttataagtcgtactttttcagtcaataaatagtatttttctctcacaacaaatcaatcaatagtactttcagccatggcttatcagccaagcgaacataaCAATAGTTTGTCTGCAAATTGCAAAGACGATCGGCCCTACGTCAGCATCAGGAGCATGGTGCGTGTAGAAATATAAACTAATCACCGCTTTCCTAAGCCCCAAAACGTACTACTCCTACAATGCATCACTAATAACCGTATCAGTAATATTATGGacacaaaaagaagaagaaagaaaaacaaacgaATTACTTTTTCGGTAGGCCAGCAAGAGAGCTTTAAACACAGCCCATCCATCAATTCATCTCTGTCGGCCCAGTAGGCCCCCAATATCAGACCACTCCCTCGATACCCAATTCTCCTTTCGGGGCTTTCCCTGCCTCCGACGGCCCAAGAGAACAGCCGAGCACGAGCAGGCACCAGAGACACGGGTAAGCACAAGCGACTTTATTCCCCCAAACAATCGCCACGCCCACCCCCCGCAAAACAAACCGAATCCAAATAATCGCCACCACACTCCGCACCGAATCGAAGCAGCGGCGATGGCGGCGGAGAAGCCGGCTCCGGTGCGCGTGCTCTACTGCGGCGTCTGCGGCCTCCCCGCCGAGTACTGCGAGTTCGGCCCCGACTTCGAGCGCTGCAAGCCCTGGCTGCGCGCGCACGCGCCCGGCGTCTACCCGGACGACCTCGTCGCCGCTTCCTCCTCATCCGGTTCGTCCCGCggcccttccttccttccttccactCTTCGCGCTGCCGCCTAGTCTGACACGCATGTGCTTGGTTGATCTGCCCGGGcgcgcaggcggcggcggcggcggcgacaaggACGTCGATAAGGTCGGGGAGCGCCTCCAGGGCGTCGGGATCTCCGACGGCTCCACCAGCGCCGCAGGTTCGTGCTCGCCTTACCTCGTGCTGTGAACCCCCACTGTGGTTTTCGTAGTGGGTAGGGGCTATGGAGAATGGTGGATGCCGACCTTCGATCTGCGATGCTATTGGAGTGGGGCGAAATTGATCTCTGATCTCTGTGTGCTGCTCATGCTCTGTCGTTTCAGGGGATGCTTCCGCGTCTAAGCCCCAAGAGGTGAAGCGCCTGCCTGGTGGTAAGCTCAAGAAAAAGGTTGGTCCCCTGTCATTCACTCCTTGGAATCCACCTAATTACAGTTGATTCATGGTCATTTGCATTTGATTGCTAGCATGTGTGACCTAAGAATTCACCTCATTACAGTTGAATCATGGTGATCTACATTTGATTGCTAGCCTGTGACCTAACTACTGTTCAGTGATCTTTTGGTACGGTATTATACCTCATTGAAGTGGTTTTAGATAACCTCTTCTTTTGTGCCCGATCTACGGTTGATTTAGCGGTTTAGCCAATGTCTTATTTTATGATGAACTGATATTGAGCTACTATCTTTCTGAGCTTAGACCAGTTGAGGTGTCTGTAGACAGCATTCTTCGTTTGTGGTACAATTAATTTCGTTAATGACATTATTCCTTTCCAATTGCAGGAAAAGCAAGAGGTTGTCATTGAGAAGATTGTCCGCAACAAGCGCAAATGCGTTACTGTGGTGAAGGGACTTGAATTGTTTGGTGAGTTGTTTTCTGAAAAGCAATCTTTATCAGTGAAATGGTCACGTCAAAGTACACAAGAATGGGTTGCTACGTGTATCGAACCCTACTAGAAGTTTTGGACGACAGATGTTTTCAGTACAATGATTTTGATTATTTCTTCCCTGAACCTTTAGGTGTAAAGCTGAGTGATGCTTCGAAGAAGCTTGGGAAGAAGTTTGCAACTGGAGCTTCTGTTGTTAAGGTAACCTGTCGTGGTTCGTGATGTTATTGTAGCTTTTGAATTTGAGCATTGTTGAATCAGATTCTTCTCTGTTCTATTCCTTAGGGCCCGACTGAGAAGGAGCAAATTGACGTGCAAGGGGACATATCATATGATATTGTGGAGTTCATTACAGATACATGGCCTGATGTAATTCATCTCTGCATTTTATTATGTTTTACATCTTttatttgcttccatgtatgtAAGTTTTCTGATACTGTGTCGACCTTATAATTTCTGATACTGTATCCACACAATTCATTTGGTATCACAGCACACAGCAGTATGTGGAACAAATCACCTAAATATTCTCTGTGACAATTATGTTTGCATTGAGGAATGAAACAGATTTAGTTAAGTAATGTACTTCCAGGCTGATGAAGTGGAAAGCTAGCACTTGGTGCTCGGTGATTGGAATAGGAAATAGAGAACCACAATACCATTAGGTTATCTTGTTTCTGGAATGTGGTTAAATGGAGGTGGCAGATACCATTAGGTCCATGGGTTTTTTCTGTTTAATTTTTGTTCTCTACCACACTGCttgaagtaggaaggaacatcaCTCTTTTTTCTTAGTGCACTTTGTTGACGCATCGCTTGTAGTAGAAATTttagtgaaaatatatttattttgGTGATGTTGTTGTACCTTATCTTTGACTAATAAGGAGTATATTCGGATGGCATTTTCTCTTTTCTAGTGAACTATGGCTCAAGTATGTGACAAGTAGCCATGTAAAACTGTTGAAAATGGTAATCCTTGATTTCTGAGAAGTTTGTGATTGTAGCACCTGTGCTGGCAATGGTTCAGAATATTATCGCTTTCATCAGAGGCAGTTGTATTTTATAATTGAATTGTCATTGCTTTTATTCTTTGTCAGGTACCTGAGTCGGCCATTTTCTTCATTGAAGATGGAAGGAAGGTTCCTGCTGCTTGATGTCATATGGTTTATAAGGCGCAAGACCAATGGATTTACAAATATAATACAGAGATAAAGCAAGGGCATGGCTGTTAAGGCATGTAGCGGTCATACCAGTTCGTCTCTTGTCCGAAGTCATGGACTGTTGTTCCAGTTTTTAGGCGTAGTTCACAAGTGGCATTTTGTTTACCACCGTCCTGCTGCTTCCATGTATGAAATCAAATCTATACAATTACCCATTTACTGCAAGTGTGATGTCTGTTGTGCAATATGTTTCGTCAAAAAGATATATTGTGGCCTGCCCCTTCGATACCCTCAGTTGAGAAATGTCGCCAGCACTGCAGCATATCTATTTATAATTAATTCTCTCTCCGTTATATACTGTGCTAATTAAAAAGTATGCTTAGACGCATACAAACCCCAATTTCCTCCCACACGGTGCTAATTACACTAACACCCCGTTTGGATGTCTGCATTGAGGCTATGGTATTGGAATTGGAAATGGCAGGGCCGAATTCCACGTGTTTGATGGctatggcattggccatgttcaCTTGTCTTATAAGCCATACTATTTCAGGAGGCTATGGCATTGGCCCTGTTCACTTGTCTTATAAGCCATACTATTTCaggaacgaacagtgtttttttctcacaacaaatcagcgaacagtactttcagcaatggcttttcagcaaagcgaacatggCCATTGGAGTCTGTAAACTGGACTCGTTTCCGCACGGCATTCGCTTCACCTAGCACGATCCTGAAGCGATACTGAGCCATGACCGTCCGTATTGGCTGGAATCGCATTCCCTCCCGCTCTGCTCGTCGTCTCCAACTCTAGCTTCACGGCGTCTCCAAGTCCGGCGCCGGCCCCTCCATACCCGCCCCTCCAACATCC includes:
- the LOC136457516 gene encoding translation machinery-associated protein 22-like, whose protein sequence is MAAEKPAPVRVLYCGVCGLPAEYCEFGPDFERCKPWLRAHAPGVYPDDLVAASSSSGGGGGGDKDVDKVGERLQGVGISDGSTSAAGDASASKPQEVKRLPGGKLKKKEKQEVVIEKIVRNKRKCVTVVKGLELFGVKLSDASKKLGKKFATGASVVKGPTEKEQIDVQGDISYDIVEFITDTWPDVPESAIFFIEDGRKVPAA